A single genomic interval of Chitinophaga sp. 180180018-3 harbors:
- a CDS encoding ABC transporter ATP-binding protein — MSTVVLEHITKTYESGKITAADDVSLQISAGELFGLIGPDGAGKTTLFRILATLLLPDKGNAQVKGYDCIKDYKAIRNIIGYMPGRFSLYQDLTVKENLEFFATLFGSTIQENYALIKDIYEQIRPFNDRRAGKLSGGMKQKLALCCALIHKPEVLLLDEPTTGVDVVSRKEFWEMLKQLKQQGITIIVSTPYMDEAMLCERIALMQGGKILSTNTPGNIIAQYPVKLFACRANDIYRLLMELRNMPEISSCYAFGEYLHVTLRDDTTDTHTLRQALEQKGHVGIDIRPVTPGIEDSFIRLMNPA, encoded by the coding sequence ATGAGCACAGTAGTACTGGAACATATTACTAAAACTTACGAATCCGGTAAGATCACAGCAGCGGATGATGTATCGCTACAGATCAGCGCTGGTGAGCTTTTCGGCCTGATAGGCCCCGACGGGGCAGGCAAAACCACGCTGTTCCGCATCCTGGCCACCCTCCTGTTGCCTGATAAAGGCAACGCACAGGTGAAAGGCTACGACTGCATCAAAGACTACAAAGCCATCCGCAATATCATAGGCTACATGCCGGGCAGGTTTTCTCTTTACCAGGATCTGACGGTGAAAGAAAACCTGGAGTTCTTCGCTACCTTATTCGGCAGCACCATCCAGGAAAACTATGCACTCATCAAAGATATCTACGAACAGATCAGGCCATTCAACGACCGGCGGGCCGGAAAGCTCAGCGGCGGTATGAAACAGAAGCTGGCATTATGCTGTGCCCTGATCCATAAACCGGAAGTATTACTGCTCGATGAGCCCACTACAGGCGTGGATGTAGTATCACGCAAGGAGTTCTGGGAAATGCTGAAACAGCTGAAGCAGCAAGGGATTACAATCATCGTATCCACCCCTTATATGGACGAGGCCATGCTTTGTGAAAGGATAGCCCTCATGCAGGGCGGTAAAATACTTTCCACCAACACACCCGGTAATATTATCGCACAATACCCCGTAAAGCTGTTTGCCTGCCGGGCCAATGACATTTACCGGTTGCTGATGGAGCTGCGAAATATGCCGGAAATAAGCAGCTGCTACGCATTTGGGGAATACCTGCATGTAACGCTGAGAGATGATACTACGGACACGCATACACTCCGGCAGGCATTGGAGCAGAAAGGACATGTTGGTATCGATATCAGGCCGGTTACGCCGGGTATTGAAGACAGTTTCATCCGGTTGATGAATCCCGCTTAA
- a CDS encoding ABC transporter ATP-binding protein: protein MNEKVIVCKELTKRFGDFYAVNRISFDVHKGEIFGFLGANGAGKTTAMRILCGLSHPSSGEAMVAGYDVYRQPEQIKKNIGYMSQKFSLYENLTVAENITFFGGVYGVPAAQIRQRSEQLIQKLGLEAEANKLVGTLPLGWKQKLAFSVAIFHQPQIVFLDEPTGGVDPVTRRQFWDMIYEAAAAGITIFVTTHYMDEAEYCNRITVMVDGKIAALDTPTRLKAQYGSDNMDEVFYQLARGAKRSAD, encoded by the coding sequence ATGAACGAAAAGGTAATTGTATGTAAAGAGCTCACGAAACGGTTCGGCGACTTCTACGCCGTTAACCGGATCTCTTTCGACGTGCATAAGGGTGAAATATTTGGCTTCCTGGGAGCTAACGGAGCGGGCAAAACTACTGCCATGCGTATTCTTTGCGGCCTCTCTCATCCCAGCTCAGGAGAAGCCATGGTGGCCGGGTACGACGTTTACCGGCAGCCGGAACAGATCAAGAAGAACATCGGGTATATGAGCCAGAAATTTTCGCTGTACGAAAACCTGACCGTGGCCGAAAACATTACCTTCTTCGGTGGTGTATACGGTGTTCCGGCCGCACAGATCCGGCAGCGCAGTGAGCAGCTTATACAAAAACTGGGACTGGAAGCAGAAGCTAATAAACTCGTTGGTACGTTACCGTTAGGATGGAAGCAAAAGCTCGCATTTTCTGTTGCTATCTTCCATCAGCCGCAGATTGTTTTTCTCGATGAGCCCACCGGCGGAGTGGACCCGGTAACCCGGCGGCAGTTCTGGGATATGATCTACGAAGCGGCGGCAGCGGGCATTACCATCTTTGTAACTACGCACTATATGGATGAGGCAGAATATTGTAACCGGATCACCGTTATGGTGGACGGAAAAATAGCCGCGTTGGATACACCCACGCGGCTGAAAGCGCAATACGGCTCCGATAATATGGATGAAGTCTTTTACCAGCTTGCCAGAGGCGCCAAACGTTCAGCTGATTAA
- a CDS encoding ABC transporter permease has protein sequence MKQFLVFIRKEFYHVFRDRRTLLIMFGLPVVQIVLFGFALTSEVKNIALTVIDHSGDINTQQLTSKIKSSDYFIVSEALNDHDIEKRFRNGSTQCALIFPPKFGDDLQHSNEAHVQIITDGSDPNTAKTVVNYLTAILTTYQQQVSPSPQLPYNIIPEQRMLYNEEGNGSLNFIPGVMALVLMLVCTALTSVSVVREKELGTMEILLVSPFRPLLVLLAKAVPYLLLSLANFILILVMAVFVLNVAIKGSILLLFLESTLFIITCLSVGLMISNTTNSQQTALLISMMGMMIPTLIFTGFMFPLENMPGVFRVISNFIPSRWYFLIIKAVMLKGLGFKYIWKETLVLLGMTVLSLGIALKNFKTRLS, from the coding sequence ATGAAACAGTTTCTTGTTTTCATTAGAAAGGAGTTCTACCATGTATTCCGCGACCGGCGGACATTATTGATTATGTTCGGCCTGCCGGTTGTGCAAATCGTATTATTCGGATTTGCACTCACCAGTGAAGTAAAAAATATAGCCCTTACCGTTATTGATCATTCGGGAGATATAAATACGCAGCAGCTGACCAGTAAAATAAAATCGTCCGATTATTTCATTGTCAGTGAAGCATTGAATGACCACGATATTGAAAAAAGATTCCGGAATGGCAGTACCCAGTGTGCATTGATATTTCCGCCTAAGTTCGGCGATGACCTGCAACACAGCAATGAAGCGCATGTACAGATCATCACGGATGGCTCGGATCCCAATACCGCCAAAACCGTTGTCAATTATCTTACTGCCATACTCACCACTTATCAGCAACAGGTAAGTCCTTCGCCTCAGCTGCCTTACAACATTATACCGGAGCAGCGTATGTTATATAACGAAGAAGGCAACGGCTCCCTGAATTTCATTCCCGGTGTGATGGCACTGGTACTGATGCTGGTATGTACCGCGCTGACTTCCGTTTCAGTAGTCAGGGAAAAAGAACTGGGTACCATGGAAATATTGCTGGTATCCCCATTCCGGCCCCTCTTGGTGCTCCTGGCAAAAGCGGTTCCCTACCTGTTGTTATCTCTCGCTAACTTCATCCTCATACTGGTGATGGCAGTATTTGTGCTGAACGTAGCCATCAAGGGAAGTATACTGTTACTGTTCCTTGAAAGCACACTGTTTATTATTACCTGTTTATCGGTTGGTTTGATGATCTCCAATACCACCAATTCGCAACAAACCGCGCTACTCATTTCCATGATGGGCATGATGATCCCTACGCTGATCTTCACCGGCTTCATGTTTCCGCTGGAAAATATGCCGGGCGTATTTCGTGTCATTTCCAACTTTATTCCATCGCGCTGGTATTTTCTGATCATCAAAGCTGTGATGCTGAAAGGGCTTGGCTTTAAATATATATGGAAAGAAACGTTGGTGTTGCTGGGTATGACCGTGTTATCGCTGGGCATTGCGCTTAAAAACTTTAAAACAAGGCTATCATGA
- a CDS encoding ABC transporter permease, with protein sequence MSVLKYLLKKEFRQIFRDKTILAMMFAMPTIQLIILPLAMNFDVKNVNLAVVDNDHSSYSRQMLEKIGASGYFRIVATTPSYQAALEYIEREQADLVLEIPPGFERNLIREGRQSTGVSIDAINGTKAAIGGSYLLDVLADFNKTLPVNNGLATTATGSNIDITFSNWFNPLAEYKYYIVPAVLVLLLTLVGGFMSALNIVREKEVGTIEQINVTPIRKWEFILGKLIPFWLMGLVVFTLGLLVAWLVYGIVPAGSLLTLYLFAAVYLIALLGFGLLISTYTNSQLQAMFVAFFFVMIFMLMSGLFTAVASMPRWAQIIANLTPVTHFIRVIRMLVLKGSGFADVQREFVYLLLFAGVLNGWAILNYRKTT encoded by the coding sequence ATGAGCGTGCTGAAATATTTACTGAAGAAGGAATTCAGGCAGATATTCCGGGATAAAACCATCCTGGCAATGATGTTCGCGATGCCTACTATTCAGCTGATCATCCTGCCACTGGCAATGAACTTCGATGTTAAGAATGTTAACCTGGCAGTGGTAGATAATGACCACAGCTCTTACTCCAGGCAGATGCTGGAGAAGATAGGCGCTTCCGGATACTTCAGGATCGTTGCCACAACGCCCTCTTACCAGGCGGCCCTGGAATATATTGAGCGGGAGCAGGCCGACCTGGTGCTGGAAATACCGCCGGGATTTGAGCGTAATCTTATCAGGGAAGGCCGTCAGTCCACCGGCGTTTCCATAGACGCTATCAATGGCACCAAAGCGGCTATTGGCGGGAGTTACCTGTTGGATGTACTGGCAGATTTTAATAAAACGCTGCCAGTGAATAATGGGCTGGCCACCACCGCCACTGGTAGCAACATCGATATTACTTTTTCCAACTGGTTCAACCCGTTGGCAGAATATAAATACTATATAGTACCAGCGGTACTGGTATTGCTGCTGACACTGGTTGGCGGATTTATGTCGGCCCTGAACATTGTACGGGAAAAAGAAGTAGGTACAATCGAGCAAATAAATGTAACGCCTATACGTAAATGGGAGTTCATCCTTGGTAAGCTGATTCCTTTCTGGCTGATGGGGCTCGTCGTATTTACGCTGGGATTGCTGGTAGCCTGGCTGGTATACGGCATCGTGCCGGCGGGCAGCCTGCTGACGCTTTATCTTTTTGCGGCCGTGTACCTCATTGCCCTGCTGGGTTTCGGGCTATTGATATCCACTTATACAAACAGCCAGCTGCAGGCGATGTTTGTTGCCTTTTTCTTCGTGATGATTTTTATGCTGATGAGCGGGCTATTCACCGCCGTGGCAAGTATGCCGCGCTGGGCACAGATAATCGCCAACCTCACCCCGGTAACACATTTCATCAGGGTGATACGGATGCTTGTGTTGAAAGGCAGCGGGTTTGCAGATGTACAGCGGGAATTCGTGTACCTGTTGTTGTTTGCGGGAGTGCTGAATGGCTGGGCAATATTGAATTACCGGAAAACAACGTAA
- a CDS encoding FtsX-like permease family protein, giving the protein MLINYRVAWRTIKRNKVFSLINIIGLAAGLACSLFILLWVQDERSMDGLLASADRRYVVYQLEHSAGETGGSYYTSGLLADELKRVIPGVRYAAGYANNERLFQVGSNNLRMEGAFAGSDFFRIFPFPLLLGDAADALSGPTAIAISRKMAVACYGSPEAAMGKTLRSDGLPALSVTAVFDNFPEKSSLQFDYIINWELFRRINAGGMKWDGAVCQSALLLKDNVDAAIVGARIRRFLDIYYTNQGPGLRVELGLQRYDEKYLNGNFRNGHFAGGRMEYVHLFSVVAVFILLIACINFMNLTTARAAKRAKEIGVRKVIGAGRGALISQFMLEALLMAILAMVLALGIVYLLLPLFNKLTEKHILLAFASPAFWGRLMALTCLTGLVAGSYPALFLSALQPVKVLKGVFRSGKGVAGFRKGLVVFQFSLSILLIIGAIIVSRQVRYIQKKNLGYNRENLVRIPVEGELARNYKVFRQMAAADPAIKSVTIMTGSQVAIGNYQDAVQWEGMETGARPTFAVVNTGYDFGQTMGVTVLQGRDFSTAFPTDTNGFVINESAAFKMGFKAPLGKWVTLEDGRHGPIIGMVKDFHLKSLHAALDPLIIAYGEKGWGSILVKLQTGKTSEGMHTLERLCRQLNPKYPFSYVFADEDYQRLYQHEKIVEKLSDCFAVMAVFISCIGLLGLSLFSAEQRAKEIGIRKVLGASAAQLFALLAKESVALVLLAMAIAAPLASWLMGIWLQNYAYRISISWWIYLLAGGLTLLAALLTIGYQAGKAVLTNPAKSLRAE; this is encoded by the coding sequence ATGCTCATTAATTATCGCGTCGCCTGGCGGACCATCAAACGGAACAAAGTATTTTCTCTGATTAATATAATTGGCCTGGCAGCGGGCCTGGCCTGCAGTCTTTTTATCCTGTTATGGGTACAGGACGAGCGAAGCATGGATGGATTGCTGGCCAGCGCCGATCGTCGGTATGTAGTGTACCAGCTGGAGCATTCAGCAGGTGAAACGGGCGGCAGCTATTATACTTCCGGATTGCTGGCCGATGAACTGAAACGGGTAATTCCCGGGGTCCGCTATGCGGCTGGTTATGCCAATAATGAACGGCTGTTTCAGGTGGGCAGCAACAATCTGAGAATGGAAGGGGCTTTTGCTGGCAGCGATTTCTTCCGGATATTCCCTTTCCCTTTGCTGCTGGGCGATGCAGCCGATGCACTCTCCGGCCCAACGGCTATCGCAATTTCCCGCAAGATGGCAGTGGCCTGTTACGGAAGTCCGGAAGCAGCCATGGGCAAAACGCTGCGCAGCGATGGGCTCCCGGCTTTGTCCGTGACAGCGGTTTTCGACAACTTTCCGGAGAAATCTTCCCTGCAATTCGATTATATCATCAACTGGGAGCTGTTCCGGCGCATCAATGCAGGCGGCATGAAATGGGATGGTGCTGTTTGCCAGTCGGCCCTCCTGTTAAAAGACAATGTAGATGCAGCCATTGTCGGCGCCAGGATCCGCCGGTTCCTCGATATCTACTATACTAACCAGGGGCCCGGCCTTCGCGTGGAGCTGGGCCTTCAACGTTATGATGAGAAATACCTGAACGGCAATTTCAGAAACGGGCACTTCGCAGGCGGACGTATGGAGTACGTACACCTTTTCAGTGTTGTGGCGGTTTTCATATTGCTGATAGCCTGTATCAATTTCATGAACCTTACGACCGCCCGCGCCGCTAAACGGGCGAAGGAGATCGGTGTTCGTAAAGTAATCGGTGCCGGGCGGGGAGCACTGATCTCGCAGTTTATGCTGGAAGCCTTGCTGATGGCCATTCTGGCGATGGTGCTGGCATTGGGAATAGTGTATCTGTTACTGCCGTTGTTCAATAAACTAACGGAGAAGCATATACTATTAGCATTTGCCTCGCCGGCGTTCTGGGGCAGGCTAATGGCGCTCACATGCCTCACCGGCCTTGTTGCCGGCAGCTATCCGGCGCTTTTCCTGTCGGCCCTCCAGCCGGTGAAAGTATTGAAGGGCGTTTTCCGCTCCGGCAAAGGTGTGGCCGGATTCAGGAAGGGACTGGTGGTATTCCAGTTTTCCCTGTCTATTCTGCTGATCATCGGAGCCATCATTGTTTCCCGGCAGGTAAGGTATATACAAAAGAAGAACCTGGGATATAACAGAGAGAACCTGGTACGCATACCGGTAGAAGGGGAGCTGGCCCGGAACTATAAGGTATTCAGGCAAATGGCCGCTGCAGATCCGGCCATAAAATCGGTCACTATCATGACAGGTTCCCAGGTGGCCATTGGCAACTACCAGGATGCCGTTCAGTGGGAAGGCATGGAAACAGGCGCCCGGCCAACCTTTGCGGTGGTTAATACCGGGTATGATTTCGGGCAAACAATGGGTGTAACGGTATTGCAGGGCCGCGATTTTTCCACCGCTTTTCCTACTGATACCAATGGCTTTGTTATCAATGAATCGGCTGCGTTCAAAATGGGTTTCAAAGCGCCGCTCGGGAAATGGGTAACGCTGGAAGACGGGCGTCATGGCCCAATCATCGGTATGGTAAAGGATTTCCACCTGAAATCATTGCACGCTGCGCTCGACCCGTTGATAATAGCTTACGGGGAAAAAGGATGGGGCAGTATACTGGTAAAACTGCAAACCGGCAAAACGAGTGAAGGTATGCATACCCTGGAACGCCTGTGCAGACAACTGAATCCCAAATACCCATTCTCATACGTCTTTGCGGATGAAGATTATCAGCGCCTGTATCAGCACGAGAAAATAGTGGAAAAGCTGAGCGATTGCTTTGCAGTGATGGCGGTGTTTATCTCCTGCATAGGCCTGTTGGGACTGTCGCTCTTTTCGGCAGAACAGCGTGCTAAGGAAATAGGCATCCGCAAAGTATTAGGAGCTTCAGCAGCGCAATTGTTTGCCCTGCTGGCGAAAGAATCAGTGGCACTGGTGCTGCTGGCGATGGCCATTGCAGCGCCGCTGGCATCCTGGCTGATGGGCATCTGGTTGCAGAACTATGCCTACAGGATCAGCATTTCCTGGTGGATATATCTGCTGGCTGGCGGGCTTACGTTGTTAGCCGCACTGCTGACGATCGGCTACCAGGCTGGCAAAGCTGTGCTCACGAATCCTGCGAAAAGTCTGAGAGCGGAATAA
- the leuC gene encoding 3-isopropylmalate dehydratase large subunit, which produces MSNRPATLFDKVWDSHVVRKINDGPDVFFIDRHFIHEVTSPVAFLGMENRGLKVMFPEKTFATADHNTPTINQHLPVQDPLSANQLKALETNSGKYGISHWGLGNPKNGIVHVVGPENGITLPGMTIVCGDSHTSTHGAFGAIAFGIGTSEVEMVLSSQCIMQPKPKKMRINVNGILGKGITPKDVVLYIISQLTAAGATGYFVEFAGDVFRNMTMEGRMTVCNMSIEMGARGGMIAPDETTFAYIKGREKAPQGAAWDEALAYWKTLATEEGAVFDKEYNFAAADIEPMITYGTNPGMGMGITKQIPGVQAGDSKTSYEKSLQYMGFHEAEPMLGKKIDYVFIGSCTNGRIEDFRAFASIVKGRKKADHVTAWIVPGSHIVEQQIKDEGILDILTAAGFELRQPGCSACLAMNDDKIPAGKYAVSTSNRNFEGRQGPGSRTMLASPLVAAAAAVTGVVTDPRELIA; this is translated from the coding sequence ATGAGCAATAGACCTGCTACCTTATTTGACAAAGTATGGGATTCACATGTTGTGAGGAAAATTAACGACGGGCCGGATGTATTTTTTATCGACCGCCATTTTATTCACGAAGTAACCAGCCCTGTGGCTTTTCTGGGAATGGAAAACAGGGGTTTGAAGGTGATGTTTCCGGAGAAGACATTCGCCACAGCGGATCACAATACGCCGACCATCAACCAGCATTTACCTGTACAGGATCCGCTTTCTGCCAATCAGCTGAAAGCGCTGGAAACCAACTCCGGCAAATATGGTATCTCTCACTGGGGCCTGGGAAATCCTAAAAACGGGATTGTGCACGTAGTAGGTCCGGAAAATGGTATTACCCTACCGGGAATGACGATTGTGTGTGGCGACTCGCACACCTCTACCCACGGTGCATTTGGGGCTATTGCATTTGGCATCGGTACGTCCGAAGTTGAAATGGTACTCAGCTCTCAGTGCATTATGCAGCCTAAGCCAAAGAAAATGCGTATCAATGTAAATGGTATCCTTGGCAAAGGTATTACACCGAAAGATGTTGTTCTTTATATTATCTCTCAGCTCACCGCTGCCGGCGCTACCGGTTATTTCGTGGAATTTGCGGGAGATGTGTTCCGGAATATGACCATGGAAGGCCGTATGACCGTTTGTAACATGAGCATCGAAATGGGTGCACGCGGCGGTATGATAGCGCCCGACGAAACCACCTTTGCTTATATCAAAGGCCGTGAGAAAGCTCCGCAGGGAGCCGCATGGGACGAGGCCCTCGCCTACTGGAAAACACTGGCCACTGAAGAAGGGGCTGTATTCGATAAGGAGTATAATTTTGCGGCGGCCGACATTGAACCGATGATCACTTATGGTACCAATCCGGGTATGGGTATGGGTATCACCAAACAGATCCCCGGTGTTCAGGCAGGCGACAGCAAAACCAGCTATGAAAAATCACTGCAGTACATGGGCTTCCATGAAGCAGAACCTATGCTGGGTAAGAAAATAGACTATGTATTCATTGGCAGCTGCACCAACGGCCGTATTGAAGATTTCCGCGCCTTTGCCTCTATTGTAAAAGGAAGGAAAAAAGCAGATCATGTAACTGCCTGGATCGTGCCTGGCTCTCACATTGTGGAGCAGCAAATTAAAGATGAAGGTATTCTCGATATCCTTACTGCAGCAGGATTTGAGTTGCGTCAGCCCGGATGCTCTGCCTGCCTGGCGATGAACGACGATAAGATCCCTGCTGGTAAGTATGCAGTGAGCACCAGCAACCGTAACTTCGAAGGCCGCCAGGGACCCGGTTCCCGTACTATGCTCGCCAGCCCGCTGGTAGCTGCTGCAGCCGCCGTAACCGGTGTGGTAACTGATCCGAGAGAGCTCATTGCCTGA
- the leuD gene encoding 3-isopropylmalate dehydratase small subunit: protein MAYDKFTILKSTAVPMPIENVDTDQIIPARFLKATERKGFGDNLFRDWRFEADGTPKKDFVLNNPIYTGKILVGGKNFGSGSSREHAAWAIYDYGFRCVVSSFFADIFKNNSLNIGILPVQVSPEFLDKIFTAIEKDPKAALEVNLESQTITIVATNESESFAINSYKKHNLMNGYDDIDYLQAMKEDIGQFAEKSLY from the coding sequence ATGGCTTACGATAAATTCACCATATTAAAGAGTACCGCAGTTCCCATGCCTATTGAGAACGTGGATACCGATCAGATTATTCCTGCACGCTTTCTGAAAGCTACTGAGCGCAAGGGTTTCGGCGACAACCTGTTCCGCGACTGGCGTTTTGAAGCAGATGGTACTCCCAAAAAAGATTTTGTGCTGAACAATCCTATCTACACCGGTAAGATACTGGTAGGTGGAAAGAATTTCGGCAGTGGTTCCAGCCGCGAGCATGCTGCCTGGGCTATCTACGACTACGGCTTCCGTTGTGTAGTGTCCAGCTTCTTTGCGGATATCTTCAAAAACAACTCCCTGAACATCGGTATACTGCCTGTACAGGTGAGTCCTGAATTCCTGGATAAAATTTTCACAGCTATCGAAAAAGATCCGAAAGCAGCACTGGAAGTGAATCTGGAATCACAAACGATTACCATCGTGGCAACAAACGAAAGTGAGTCTTTTGCTATCAACAGCTATAAGAAACACAACCTGATGAACGGCTATGATGATATTGATTACCTCCAGGCTATGAAAGAAGATATCGGGCAGTTCGCCGAAAAGAGCCTGTACTAA
- a CDS encoding alpha-isopropylmalate synthase regulatory domain-containing protein — protein MPVTQRHVEIMDTTLRDGEQTSGVSFSPSEKLTIAQLLLTEVKVDRIEIASARVSEGEFAAVKSITKWAKANGLLNRVEVLTFVDGEVSVEWMLQAGAKVMNLLTKGSLNHLTHQLKKKPEEHFADVAAVVALAKKKGLECNVYLEDWSNGMRHSPDYVFQYLDFLQQQPVKRIMLPDTLGVLTPDEVKEFISTIVARYPKSHFDFHAHNDYDLGTANVLEGVKAGAHGVHLTINGMGERAGNASLASAIAVLNDFLPSVKTSVAETSLYTVSKLVETFSGFRIPANKPIVGENVFTQTAGIHADGDKKNKLYFSDLMPERFGRQRKYALGKTSGKANIENNLAQLGIKLSDPDLKKVTQRIIELGDRKEVLTQADLPYIISDVLDSNRIDEKVKIENYVLTHSKNLNPAVALKISIEGEIYEEHSQGDGQYDAFMNALKKLYKKLKRELPALTDYAVRIPPGGKSDALCETIITWSHHNKEFKTRGLDSDQTVSAIKATQKMLNLI, from the coding sequence ATGCCAGTGACCCAGCGCCACGTTGAAATAATGGACACAACACTCCGCGACGGTGAACAAACCAGCGGAGTGTCTTTTTCACCATCTGAAAAATTAACTATCGCACAGCTTTTACTCACAGAAGTAAAAGTAGACAGGATTGAAATTGCCTCTGCACGTGTGTCCGAAGGCGAATTTGCTGCTGTAAAATCCATCACCAAATGGGCGAAAGCCAACGGCCTGCTGAACCGCGTGGAAGTACTTACTTTCGTTGACGGAGAAGTATCTGTTGAATGGATGTTACAGGCAGGCGCCAAAGTAATGAACCTGCTTACCAAAGGTTCATTGAATCACCTCACCCATCAGCTAAAAAAGAAGCCGGAAGAGCATTTCGCGGACGTTGCCGCAGTAGTGGCTCTTGCCAAAAAGAAAGGGCTGGAGTGTAATGTATACCTGGAAGACTGGAGCAATGGTATGCGCCATTCTCCGGATTACGTATTTCAGTACCTCGATTTCCTGCAGCAGCAACCGGTGAAAAGGATCATGCTGCCCGATACGCTCGGAGTGCTCACTCCCGATGAAGTAAAGGAATTCATCAGCACTATCGTTGCCCGCTATCCGAAAAGTCATTTCGATTTTCATGCACACAACGATTACGATCTCGGAACCGCCAATGTACTGGAAGGTGTAAAGGCGGGCGCACACGGTGTTCACCTGACCATCAATGGTATGGGCGAACGAGCCGGTAACGCTTCACTGGCCAGCGCTATTGCTGTGCTGAACGATTTCCTGCCTTCGGTGAAAACATCTGTTGCAGAAACATCTTTGTATACCGTCAGCAAACTGGTGGAAACCTTTTCCGGTTTCCGCATCCCCGCCAACAAACCGATTGTGGGTGAAAACGTGTTTACACAAACTGCCGGTATTCATGCAGATGGCGATAAAAAGAACAAACTTTATTTCAGCGACCTGATGCCGGAACGCTTTGGCCGTCAGCGTAAATATGCGTTGGGAAAAACCAGTGGCAAAGCGAACATCGAAAACAATCTGGCGCAACTGGGTATTAAATTATCCGACCCCGATCTGAAAAAAGTAACGCAACGGATCATTGAACTGGGCGACCGGAAAGAAGTACTCACACAGGCGGATCTTCCTTATATTATCTCCGATGTGCTGGACAGTAACAGGATTGATGAGAAAGTGAAGATAGAAAATTATGTGCTCACGCATTCCAAGAACCTGAACCCGGCGGTAGCGCTGAAGATATCTATAGAGGGAGAAATATACGAAGAGCATTCGCAGGGCGACGGACAATACGATGCCTTCATGAATGCGCTGAAGAAACTCTATAAAAAGCTGAAGCGGGAACTGCCGGCACTAACGGACTACGCCGTACGAATTCCGCCTGGTGGTAAGAGTGATGCGTTATGTGAAACTATTATCACCTGGAGCCACCATAATAAGGAGTTCAAGACCAGGGGCCTCGACAGCGATCAGACGGTATCCGCTATCAAGGCTACCCAGAAAATGCTTAACCTGATTTAA